Part of the Butyrivibrio proteoclasticus B316 genome, CTACCTCCCGTTTTTCTGCTTATTTGGCCAAAAAACTATATTTCTTCTCCATCAAATGAAAATTCCACAGACAATTGCGATTTGTCCAACTCTGTTGTATCTGCTATGGTCTCAACCAAAAAGCTACAGAACTTATGCTTAACATAGTCCAAAGCCATGTCATTTTTATGTGGAAACAGTATATAAATCACTCCCTCTAAATACCAGAAACTCCAATGGCTCTATCCATGTAAGATATGAAATATAGGTAAGACGACATTCTTGTCTCACCATCTGTTTAATATCATCCCATTTTTCCTTTATTCTATTTGTTATTGAAACATCATCAGTCATAACCTTCTCCTAACTTCCTATTTCCCCATCAGATCAAAGATGCTTAGCTGGCTCGACTCAGGAAGATTGCCAAGAAGGCCAAGCCTTGTCATATTGTCCACAACAACCTGCGGACACTTGGTTCTTGATTTAAAATCATCCCTTGAAGTAAATGGTCCTTCCTTCGCAGCCTCAACTATCTGATCCGCAGCCTTCTCTCCTAATCTTTCCAAACTTACGAGACTAGGCATAATCTTATCGCCAACAACTTTGAAGGTTCTGGATTCCGCTTTGTAAATGTCTATAGGCTCAACTTCTATACCTCTTTCGTACATTTCTTCAGCCAGCCTCATCGCCATTAGCTCATCTTCTTCTACAGCTGTAAGAGCATCACCTTTTTTCCTATATTCTTCCATGTACCTTTTCAAAGTGGCTTTACCCTGGAACATCCTTTCATAGTTGAGAGCTTTAGCCCTGATAGAAAACCACGCAGCATAAAAAGCTTGTGGAATATAAATCTTGAAATAAGCGATTCTCCAAGCCATCATTACGTAAGCTGCAGCATGAGCTTTGGGAAACATGTACTCAATCTTTTTGCATGAGCCCATGTACCACTCAGGGACGCCTTTATCCATCATGTCTTGTTCCCAGTTGGGCCAGTTATTTTCTTTTCCTTTTGCTACCTTTCCTTTACGCACTGCCTCCATGATTTTAAAAGACTCTGACGGATCAAGGCCTTTATGGATAAGATAAACCATAATGTCATCACGACAGCAAATGCACGAACTTAGAGTGGCAGCTCCTGAATCTATAAGATCTTTAGCATTTCCAAGCCATACGCCAGTGCCATGTGAAAGACCAGATATTCTTATGAGATCAGAGAAAGACTGTGGTTTGGCATCGATTACCATGTTCATGGCAAAATCTGTACCAAATTCTGGCAATCCCAAGCATCCTAGCTTCGTACCGCTTATCTGTTCCGGTGTAATGCCAAGAGCCGTAGTATTCATGAATAAAGTCATTACTAACCTGTCATCAAGTGGTACATCTTTAGGATCAAGCCCAGTGCAATCGTTCAAAAATCTGATCATTGTAGGGTCATCATGCCCTAGAATGTCGAGTTTAAGCAGGTTATGATCTATTTTATGGTAATCAAAATGTGTCGTTATGATGGGAGTGTCCATATCATTAGCTGGATGTTGTATTGGAGTAAAACTGTAAATGTTTTCTCCGACAGGAAGAACAACGATTCCGCCCGGATGCTGTCCAGTTCCACGTCGCACACCTTTGCAGCCCTCTGCTAGCCTCTCAATTTCAGCACTTCTCTTAGTCTTTTCTGCTTGCTCAAAATACTTTTTCACATAACCATAGGCAGTCTTATCTGCCACAGATTGGATTGTTCCAGCTCTGAATGTCTGACCATCTCCGAAGATAACTTCCGTATATTTATGAGCTTTCGACTGGTATTCTCCGGAAAAGTTAAGGTCAATATCTGGTTCCTTGTCTCCCTTGAATCCTAGAAATGTTTCGAAAGGGATATCAAAACCATCTTTCTTCATCAGCGCACCGCAGCGCGGACATCTTTTGTCAGGCATATCACATCCGGAATTTCCTGCATATTTTTTTACATCTTCACTGTCAAATTCACTGTATTGGCACTCAGGACACAGATAATGCGGAGCCAGGGAGTTGACTTCTGTTATGCCAGCTGCATACGCCACAAACGATGAACCTACAGATCCCCTTGATCCTACAAGATATCCATCCTCCAAGGACTTCCACACTAGTTTCTGTGCAATGATATAAAGAACTGCGTAACCATTCCCTATGATTGACTTGAGCTCTTTTTCCAAACGCTCTTCTACTATCGGAGGAAGTGGATCTCCATACATCTCATGCATCTTGTCGTAGCAAATCTTTCTAAGTAGTTCATCGCTATTCTCTATTACCGGTGGGCATTTATCTGGTCTTACAGGCGATATCTTTTCACACCAATCAAATATCTTATTTGAATTCTCAATAACCACCTCTCTCGCTTTCTCTTCACCAAGATATTCAAACTCCTGAAGCATTTCCTCTGTAGTTCTGAGATACAAAGGTGCTGGATCTTCTTTGTCCATCTTCTTCATGGAAAGAATAATTGTCCTATAAATCTCGTCTTCAGGGTTTAAGAAGTGCACGTCACATGTGGCGACTACGGGTTTGTTATAATGCTCTCCTAATTTAACTATCTTTCGGTTGATATCCCTTAAGTCTTCTTCGGAATTGATTTTTTCCATTTTTTCATTGGCTATCATGAATTTATTATTTGCTATTGGTTGAATCTCCAAATAGTCATAGAAGTCTACTATCTTTGCTATCTCTTCATCCGACCGGCCTTCTCTAACAGCTTCATAAAGCTCTCCTAAACAGCATGCTGATCCAACAATCAATCCCTCCCTATACTTGATCAATTCACTCTTTGGGATAATTGGCTTCCTATAATAGTAATCAATATGAGACTTGCTGATTAATGTATAGAGATTAGTTCTTCCACAAGTATCTTTTGCTATCAGAATTACATGATTACTGTGAAGTCTCTTGACAGCTTCTATATCCAGTTCTTCGATAGCCTTAATAGCATCAAGATCATAAATACCTTTTTCGTACAATTTCTCCTGGAAGATTTTAAAAATCTCTGCAGTACATTCCGCGTCAGAAATCGCCCTATGATGTTGCTCATTAACAACCTTTAAGGTTTTACACACTGCTTCAAGACTATGCTTTGCCTGTTGTGGGTAAAAAGCTCTTGATAATCCCATTGTATCTATGCAGGTGAATTCCTTTTTTATGCCCAGTCGCCTACAATTCTCTATAATGAAGCTGATATCAAAACCAACATTATGTCCTACAAGAACACAATCTCCGCAAAACTCTACAAACTTTGGGACAACAGCATCAATCAAAGGTGCACCTATAACCATGTCATCTGTAATGGTCGTCAGTTTAGTGGTAGCTGGAGATATCGGAATCTTTGGATCTACAAACTCAGAGAATTTGTCCACTACTACACCATCCAACATTTTTACTGCACCAATCTCTATTATCTTGTCCTCTGTAGGTGAAAGACCTGTTGTCTCAATATCAAAAACTACAGCTGGAACTCCTTTTAACTCCTGACCCTTGTTATTAGTAACAATCTTTACAAAGTCATCAACCAAATAGCCTTCAACACCTAGCAAAAGCTTAAACTTATCAATATCACAGTCTTTATGCTTTCCTTTGTATTCTTTTATAAAGTGATCCCCTTCTGTCAGTCCTTGAACAACTGCGTGATCGGTGATCGCTATACCAGGCATTCCCCACTTGTATGCCTGCAAAATGATATCTTCGGCACTAGAAACCGCATCCATATCACTCATTTTTGTATGACAATGTAGCTCTACTCTTTTTCTTGGGGCATTATCGACTCTCTTCGTCGTAAAATCAGGAATTTCTTTGATTCCCACAACGCTCTGGATGGAAACTTCATGGTCAAAATTATCAAGTGCAGCTATTCCTTTTAACTTTATGAAAGCACCCACATGGATTTTTTCCTCAAGTTTTGCTACTTGCTCC contains:
- a CDS encoding PolC-type DNA polymerase III produces the protein MNRMFFEAFPMLKVDDDIFNDMKSVEIEKISSTKKHDFIRIYIKSSILIEKSTIYKIEKSIQDQLFSGVNVTVKVYEKFTLSSQYTPKYLMDFYSESIFLEFKNYDPIEHTIIKRATFEYPDDSNVNICLEENVITRKKAQDIKRVFEKIFNERCGLNVNFNITYREAVERTKPQYTYDAVHIEKGPEIVEVDAIKVVESRSEKVEKKQDSNWSNEKSKQDIKKGATFAKGKFSKIPDDPSIIYGRNFDEEITQIIDIEGAIGEIVVRGQIIKYERKDIKNEKAILMFAITDFTDSIKVKIFAKQEQVAKLEEKIHVGAFIKLKGIAALDNFDHEVSIQSVVGIKEIPDFTTKRVDNAPRKRVELHCHTKMSDMDAVSSAEDIILQAYKWGMPGIAITDHAVVQGLTEGDHFIKEYKGKHKDCDIDKFKLLLGVEGYLVDDFVKIVTNNKGQELKGVPAVVFDIETTGLSPTEDKIIEIGAVKMLDGVVVDKFSEFVDPKIPISPATTKLTTITDDMVIGAPLIDAVVPKFVEFCGDCVLVGHNVGFDISFIIENCRRLGIKKEFTCIDTMGLSRAFYPQQAKHSLEAVCKTLKVVNEQHHRAISDAECTAEIFKIFQEKLYEKGIYDLDAIKAIEELDIEAVKRLHSNHVILIAKDTCGRTNLYTLISKSHIDYYYRKPIIPKSELIKYREGLIVGSACCLGELYEAVREGRSDEEIAKIVDFYDYLEIQPIANNKFMIANEKMEKINSEEDLRDINRKIVKLGEHYNKPVVATCDVHFLNPEDEIYRTIILSMKKMDKEDPAPLYLRTTEEMLQEFEYLGEEKAREVVIENSNKIFDWCEKISPVRPDKCPPVIENSDELLRKICYDKMHEMYGDPLPPIVEERLEKELKSIIGNGYAVLYIIAQKLVWKSLEDGYLVGSRGSVGSSFVAYAAGITEVNSLAPHYLCPECQYSEFDSEDVKKYAGNSGCDMPDKRCPRCGALMKKDGFDIPFETFLGFKGDKEPDIDLNFSGEYQSKAHKYTEVIFGDGQTFRAGTIQSVADKTAYGYVKKYFEQAEKTKRSAEIERLAEGCKGVRRGTGQHPGGIVVLPVGENIYSFTPIQHPANDMDTPIITTHFDYHKIDHNLLKLDILGHDDPTMIRFLNDCTGLDPKDVPLDDRLVMTLFMNTTALGITPEQISGTKLGCLGLPEFGTDFAMNMVIDAKPQSFSDLIRISGLSHGTGVWLGNAKDLIDSGAATLSSCICCRDDIMVYLIHKGLDPSESFKIMEAVRKGKVAKGKENNWPNWEQDMMDKGVPEWYMGSCKKIEYMFPKAHAAAYVMMAWRIAYFKIYIPQAFYAAWFSIRAKALNYERMFQGKATLKRYMEEYRKKGDALTAVEEDELMAMRLAEEMYERGIEVEPIDIYKAESRTFKVVGDKIMPSLVSLERLGEKAADQIVEAAKEGPFTSRDDFKSRTKCPQVVVDNMTRLGLLGNLPESSQLSIFDLMGK